Sequence from the Rutidosis leptorrhynchoides isolate AG116_Rl617_1_P2 chromosome 3, CSIRO_AGI_Rlap_v1, whole genome shotgun sequence genome:
GCTACTTCATCAAAGTTAGCAACTCTATGCGTTGGAACAAGAATTTCAGCAGGTATTACTGCTTCAGAGCCATATACTAAACTAAAGGGTGTTTCCCCTGTGCTCTTCTTTAATGTAGTGCAATGTGCCCATAATACATTGGGCAGCTCATCCACCCAACCAGTTCACTTTTCATATAACCTCTTTTTGATACCGCTCACAATGTCGCGATTGATTACTTCACACAAGCCATTAGCCCGTGGATGCGCCACTGATGTAAACTTTTGAAttatatttaaatcagtgcactatgtgttaaaaggatctttcgctatttgagcaCCATTATCGCTAATCAATTCGCGTGGAACACCAAATCTGCAAACAATATACTCCCATACAAAATTACGCACTTGCACTCCAGTGATAGTGCGAActgccttagcttcaacccattttgtaAAATAGTCAATTGCCACAATTAGGAATTTGACATTGTCAGGACCTGCGGGAAATGGtcctacaatgtcaatagcccacttGTGAAATGGCCATGGCGAATTAACAGGGATCATCTCGTGCCTTGGCATCTGATTCTACGCAGCATGCCTTTGACAACTTTTACAACGCTCAACAATCTTTGCAACATCGCGGTATAAGGATGGCCAAAAAtatcccatccgcataatttttTCCGCGATAGTTTTATATCCTGAATGCAATGGGCAAGAACCGTTATGCACTTCATCAATTATCATTTCTGCTTCAATTGGGCCAACACAATGCATCATTGGACCACAATATGACTTACGATACAAAATGTCACTTTGAATGATATACATAGGTGCTCGCTCTCTAACTAAACGAGCTTCACGCTTATCACTTAGCATAACACTATTGCGGATATATCGCAAgattggttccatccaatttggctgtTCTTATACAACGGACGCCACCATTAAATCATTATCTATTGATTTACTTGGCAATTTCTTGACCCAAACTTGCTTTTGGAAGTGTAAAAATGTTAAAGCGGCCAGCTTACTTaacgcatccgccttcttattatGACTTATTGGTACTTGTGCGAGTTCAAAATGCTCAAACTGCACCGTCAATTCCTTCAACAACTGCAAATATTTTTGCATTGAAGAATCATGTGCTTCAAAAGAGCCATTAAACTGATTTGCCACTAACTGTGAATCTGTAAATGCTCGCAACTTGGCGATACTCATTTTACGCGCGATATTTAAACCGGCAAGCAACGCTTCATATTCCGCTTCGTTGTTTGTTACATAAAAATTAAAACGTAACGCGTACGTATGCTCCTCACCGCTTGGGCTTGCCAACACTAAACCCACACCAGCACCTTCTGCACATGAGGctccatcagtaaataaatcccatGTTTCGCCCTGCACTGGCTTTAATTCTgttcgctcattaatcacctccAACTCCCCAGACATTTCTGCGAGGTAATCTGCCAAAACTTGGCCCTTTATAGCATTGCGCGGAAGGTAAGAAATTTGATACGCACCTAACTCTACCACCCACtgcagtgacccaaacttttccatgattatatattaaatgagaactatatttacatgattaaatgtttctaacatgttaagcaatcaaacttgttaagacttgattatttgaaatgagtttatgtagacaattgaccacccaaattgaccggcgattcacgaatgttaaaacttttaataacgacatgatatatatatatatatatatatatatatatatatatatatatatatatatatttaacatgatattatgataagtaagtatcccactaagtatattaacaatgagttatatacataaaatgagactactgaattaagaaactcgaaacgatatatataacaattatcgttataacaacgtcttaattaaaataaatacatatgtatcatattaagatattaatacactatgtttaacatgataaaatgataattgaatatatcattaagtgtattaacaatgaactacatatgtaaaacaagattactaacttaaggatttcgaaacgagttatatatgtaacgattatcgttgtaatgatgttttaatatatatatatatatatatatatatatatatatatatatatatatatatatatatatatatatatatatatatatatatatatatatatcgtattaagatatatttcaTACACCCTgtcatcatgataatataacaatttaacatctcattggatataataataatgggttgattacattaaacaagatcgttaacttataagCTTCGAAACAACACATACATTTAACGaataacgatgagttaacgacttaattaaaatgtatgtatatgtattgtattaagatgtattaatacacttttgaaaggcttaatgacatgtaaaaaaaatacttatacttaacaaaaatgattacatttacattcccattcgttgtcatcaacaattctactcgtattcataaagTAGTTGTActcgtattgtacgcagcttctagatgtatttactatttatCATCACCTTAGCAGCCCTAGatcagtcatcaaacatgtgggaaccattctttgtaatctagtatgagttatttagcaagattacaaaaatattattaatcattcatgaattatttacaagaaaacaaacttacacatcctttatatctaatccatataccacgacccaaaacatatataaacaccttcattcttcaattttcttcatctaattgatctctctcaagttctatcttcaagttctaagtgttcttcataaattctataagttctagtttcataaaatcaagaagacttcaagatttctttcaatccttttaatccaatccaacaactcatcaaagatcaagaatttccacctaatctcagtaacttttcatctcataatcaaggtaataaacttattcaagctttggttcaattcttataaacataactatcttaaatcaagatagaattctaacttgaacttgttttcgtgtcatgattctacttcaagaacttccaagccatcaaatatcctttgaagctcaagtttatttttcatcatttcagtaggtttacctactatacttgaggtagtaacgatgttcataacatcattcaattcatatatatatatatatatatatatatatatatatatatatatatatatatatatatatatatatatataactatcttattcgaagaatataactcgtaatcactagaacatagtttagtgaattctaaacttgttcgcaaataaagtaatccttctaacttaacttttaaaatcaactaaacacatgttttatatctatatgatatgctaacttaatgatttaaaacttgaaaacacgaagaacaccgtaaaaacggacatacgccgtcgtagtaaaaccgggggctgttttgggttggataattaaaaactatgataatctttgatttgaaagttgttcttctgggaaaatgatatttcatatgaacatgaaaccatatccaaaaatattggttaaactcaaagtagaagtatgtttttcaaaatggtcatcaagacgtcgttctttcgactgaaatgactacctcttttaaaaatgacttgtaacctgtaactccaactataaaccattactttttctgtttagtttcataaattttagtttgatacgaaaccatagcaatttgattcactcaaaacggatttataacgaagaaattatgggaaaaacaaaattggatagaattactagttttagctacggaaatttttataacaaatctatactaactatatcttagctaactttcttgtattatacatgtcttgatagaccatagacacgtatacaatattttgacatatcatattgacatcatctatatatattatttggaataacccataagacactatatgcggtaatgctcgagttagcatataatgggtcgaggtcgattctaaaataatatatataccatgggttttgatcgagtctgagacatgtatacaatgggttgtggattgattcgagataatatgtataatatgagtcttgaaaatattaagacaatatactatattgatttatttatgtactactaaatgtggactactaattgtggactactaacgttagactgctaacttaacaacttaaatcatcaacacgtaataaaaatgttgtgaatatatttcgatcatactttgatatgtatgtatatatttgttataggttcgtgaatcgacccgtggccaagtcttattttccgacgaattgaaaatccatgaaagtgagttatagtcccacttttaaaatctaatatttttgggatgagaatacatgcaattttataagtgttttacaaaatagatacaagtacgcgaaactacattcaatggttggattattaaaccgaatatcgccctttttagcttggtaacctaagaattagggaactggcccctaattgacgctaatcctaaaggtagatctacgggaactaacaccccccattatggaatttggaatgctttagtacttcgagttattatcatatccgatgagagtcccggaatgatggggatattctatatgcatcttgttaatgtcggttaccaggtgtttaccatatgaatgatttttatacagatagcTATATGCATGTATGTTGCTTATGAAAAATGAAAttatgtggtctattattacgatttgataaatatataggttaaacctataactcaccaacatttttgttgacgttttaagcatgtttattctcaggtgattattaagagcttccgctgttgcatgctattttaaagacaagagttggagtcaacatgcttataatttattgtttaaaaactgcattcggggacttaaattgttgtgtaatattattgtaaaccattatgtaatggtcgtgtgtaaacgttatattttagattatcattacttgataatctacgttatgcttttaaacctttatcgataaaataaagattatggtttgttttaaaatcgaatgcagtctttgaaaaacgtctcatgtagaggtcaaaacctcgcaacgaaaccaattaatatgaaacgtttataatcgatatgaacggaacatttcacccACAACGCGAGCCTACCAGATATTTCCAGTTTTGTTAAGACTTGCTTGATTGGCATATTAGTTAGCACATGCAATGggtgcccttgaaaatatcttcttaaCCTTCGCGACGTTAATATGAGTGCATACACAAATTTTTCAATGGGCGCGTAGTTTATTTCGCTTCCTGTAAGAGCTTTACTGACAAAATACACAGATTTTTGTATTGTATCCCTTTCCACAACTAAAACTGAACCAAAAGCTTCATTTGCTACCGATATATAAAGGTAAAGAGTTTCGCCATCAATTGGCGCTGTTAACGTAGGCAAAGTTttcaataacttcttcatttcttGAAACGTGTTTTCAGCCTCGGTTGTCCAAACAAAACTTTTTTGTTTCAAGcaaccttttaaagttttgaaaaatggtaATTGCCTTTCAGCGGCTTTGGACAAGAAACGCGTTAGTGCGGCTAACATTctcgtcaaactttgcacttctttgacCGTCTTGGGcgcagttgtagtgacccgaacttttctatgtttatatatatattaaatgaaattgttatttacatgattaagtgtttccaacatgttaagcaatcaaacttgttaagacttgattaattgaaataggtttcatatagacaattgaccacccaagttgaccggtgattcacgaacgttaaaacttgtaaaaactatacgatgacatatatatggttatatatatagttaacatgattttattataagtatgtatctcattaggtattttaacaatgagttatatacataaaaatgagactattaatttaagaaactcgaaaacgatatatataacgattatcgttataacaacgtcttactaggtacatatgaatcatattaagatattgatacacttggttaattatgttaaatgataagtaaatatattattaagtgtattgacaatgaaatacatatgtaaaaataagactactaacttaatgatttcgaaacgagacatatatgtaacgattatcgttgtaacgacatttaactgtatatatatcatactaagatatattatatatcataatatcatgataatataacaatttaatatctcatttgttataataaataatgggttaacaacattcaacaagatcgttaacctaaaggtttcaaaacaacatttacatgtaacgactaacgatgacttaaagactcagttaaaatgtatatacatgtagtgttttaatatatattcatacacttttgaaagacttcaagacacttatcaaaatacttctacttaacaaaaatgcttacaattacatcctcgttcagtttcatcaacaattctactcgtatgcacctgtattcgtactcgtacaatacacagcttttagatgtatgtactattgatatatacactccaatgatcagctcttagtagcccatgtgagtcacctaaaacatgtgggaac
This genomic interval carries:
- the LOC139900093 gene encoding uncharacterized protein, which gives rise to MEKFGSLQWVVELGAYQISYLPRNAIKGQVLADYLAEMSGELEVINERTELKPVQGETWDLFTDGASCAEGAGVGLVLASPSGEEHTYALRFNFYVTNNEAEYEALLAGLNIARKMSIAKLRAFTDSQLVANQFNGSFEAHDSSMQKYLQLLKELTVQFEHFELAQVPISHNKKADALKQPNWMEPILRYIRNSVMLSDKREARLVRERAPMYIIQSDILYRKSYCGPMMHCVGPIEAEMIIDEVHNGSCPLHSGYKTIAEKIMRMGYFWPSLYRDVAKIVERCKSCQRHAA